One Oncorhynchus keta strain PuntledgeMale-10-30-2019 chromosome 23, Oket_V2, whole genome shotgun sequence DNA segment encodes these proteins:
- the LOC127911137 gene encoding collagen alpha-2(VIII) chain-like — translation MKTAALLLALVFCHLSVAQLQDSDEIRVNDITQQLDYQGRESRAKEIPAEEQASSISCVLREMRAATAEQKAELTAVGAKLRVRNLHSTGQGTLLLPIGIFTAPVRGLYYFSFSGHNTSSRPMGLLLMNNGEQMITVYNHISGNRYETATNGISLQLNVGEHVYMQLGANTWIFDNSNNHSTFIGHLLFRL, via the exons ATGAAGACAGCGGCGCTTCTGCTTGCCTTAGTCTTCTGTCACCTGTCAGTGGCTCAGCTTCAGGACTCTGACGAGATCAGAGTGAATGACATCACTCAGCAGCTAGACTACcagggaagagagagcagagccAAAGAGATTCCTGCAGAGGAACAGGCA TCCAGCATCTCCTGTGTGCTGAGAGAGATGCGAGCTGCAACGGCAGAGCAGAAAGCAGAGCTGACAGCAGTGGGAGCTAAACTGAGAGTCAG GAATCTTCACAGCACCGGTCAGGGGACTCTACTACTTCCTATAGGAATCTTCACAGCACCGGTCAGGGGACTCTACTACTTCAGCTTCTCAGGTCACAACACTTCTTCCAGACCCATGGGGCTTCTACTGATGAACAACGGAGAACAGATGATTACTGTGTACAACCACATCTCTGGAAACCGATATGAGACCGCAACCAATGGCATCTCGCTGCAGCTGAATGTAGGAGAGCATGTTTACATGCAACTTGGGGCCAATACATGGATCTTTGACAATAGCAATAACCACAGCACATTCATCGGTCATTTGCTCTTCCGTCTGTGA